The following coding sequences are from one Diospyros lotus cultivar Yz01 chromosome 7, ASM1463336v1, whole genome shotgun sequence window:
- the LOC127806764 gene encoding probable inactive receptor kinase At2g26730: MAVLFRNGFVILFLVVVVLSYRADSEPTQDRQVLLTFLSEIHHENRLQWNVSDSACNWVGVECDANRSFVYSLRLPGVGLVGRIPENSIGKLTQLRVLSLRSNRLFGEIPADFSNLKLLRSLYLQDNELSGEFPPSVPELTRLTRLDLSSNNFTGPIPFAVNNLTHLSGLFLENNRFSDNLPSISQTSLVDFNVSNNRLNGSIPKTLSKFPASAFAGNHDLCGGPLSPCSPFFPTPAPSPSSTPKTPSKKKSKKLSTAAIIAIAVGSAVIFLLLLLLLLCLMKKKQRRRAPKTPKTPAAVAGAARSAAGEAGTSSSKDDVTGASAEGERNKLIFLDAGIYSFDLEDLLRASAEVLGKGSVGTSYKAVLEEGTTVVVKRLKDVAVSKKEFELQMEVLGKIKHDNVVPLRAYYYSKDEKLLVYDYMPSGSLSALLHGSRGSGRTPLDWDNRMRIALSTARGLAHLHLSGKIVHGNIKASNVLLRQDHDGAVADFGLNSLFGAPTSPVRVAGYRAPEALEIRKVTFKSDVYSFGVLLLELLTGKAPNQASLGEEGIDLPRWVQSVVREEWTAEVFDVELMRYHNIEEEMVQLLQIAMACVSTVPDQRPSMPEVVRMMEEINRGETDDGLRPSSDDPSKGSDGQTPPQESRTVTP; encoded by the exons ATGGCTGTACTTTTCAGAAATGGGTTTGTTATTCTcttcttggtggtggtggtgctgAGTTACCGAGCCGATTCGGAGCCGACTCAGGACAGGCAAGTCCTCCTCACTTTCCTCTCCGAGATTCACCACGAGAATCGCCTGCAATGGAACGTCTCTGACTCCGCCTGCAACTGGGTCGGCGTCGAGTGCGACGCGAATCGCTCGTTCGTCTACTCGCTTCGGCTTCCCGGCGTTGGGCTCGTAGGTCGGATCCCGGAGAACTCGATCGGGAAGCTGACCCAACTCCGAGTCCTTAGTCTCCGTTCCAACCGTCTTTTTGGCGAGATTCCGGCCGACTTCTCCAACCTGAAGCTCCTCCGGAGCCTCTATCTCCAGGACAACGAGTTATCGGGCGAGTTCCCTCCGAGTGTCCCCGAGTTGACTCGGCTGACTCGGCTAGATCTCTCCAGCAACAACTTCACTGGACCGATTCCGTTCGCCGTCAACAATCTCACTCACTTGTCCGGACTTTTCTTGGAGAACAATAGGTTCTCCGATAACCTCCCGAGCATCAGCCAAACGAGCTTGGTCGACTTCAATGTATCTAACAACCGTCTCAACGGCTCAATTCCTAAAACGCTTTCCAAATTCCCGGCGTCGGCGTTCGCCGGAAACCACGATCTCTGCGGCGGCCCGCTCTCGCCGTGCTCCCCATTCTTCCCCACGCCGGCGCCATCCCCATCTTCAACCCCCAAAACCCCATCCAAGAAGAAGTCTAAAAAACTCTCCACCGCCGCCATTATCGCCATCGCCGTCGGCTCGGCCGTcatcttccttctccttctcctcctccttctctgCCTCATGAAGAAGAAACAGCGCCGCCGGGCCCCAAAGACCCCGAAGACCCCCGCGGCGGTGGCAGGGGCTGCGCGGTCCGCTGCCGGGGAGGCCGGAACGTCGTCGTCGAAGGACGACGTGACCGGCGCGTCGGCCGAGGGGGAGAGGAACAAGCTGATTTTCTTGGACGCCGGGATTTACAGCTTCGATTTGGAGGATCTGCTGCGGGCGTCGGCGGAGGTGCTCGGGAAAGGCAGCGTGGGGACGTCGTACAAGGCGGTGCTAGAGGAGGGGACAACGGTGGTGGTGAAGCGCCTGAAAGACGTGGCCGTGAGCAAGAAGGAATTCGAATTGCAAATGGAGGTTCTGGGCAAAATCAAGCACGACAATGTCGTCCCTCTCCGAGCTTACTACTATTCCAAGGACGAGAAGCTTCTGGTCTACGATTACATGCCTTCTGGGAGCTTATCCGCTCTTCTCCACG GGAGCAGAGGCTCGGGACGGACGCCGCTGGATTGGGACAACCGGATGAGAATAGCGTTGAGCACAGCCAGAGGATTGGCACACCTACACTTGTCGGGAAAAATAGTTCACGGCAACATCAAGGCCTCCAACGTCCTCCTCCGGCAGGACCACGACGGCGCCGTGGCGGACTTCGGCCTCAACTCGCTCTTCGGCGCCCCCACGTCGCCAGTCCGTGTCGCCGGCTACCGCGCACCGGAG GCGCTTGAGATTCGGAAGGTCACATTCAAGTCGGACGTGTATAGTTTCGGCGTTCTGCTTCTCGAGCTCTTGACCGGAAAGGCGCCGAATCAGGCGTCGCTGGGAGAGGAGGGCATAGATCTACCGCGGTGGGTGCAATCGGTGGTCCGGGAGGAATGGACGGCGGAGGTTTTCGACGTGGAGCTGATGAGGTACCACAACATCGAGGAAGAGATGGTTCAACTGTTGCAGATCGCCATGGCTTGTGTTTCCACCGTACCAGATCAACGGCCGTCGATGCCGGAGGTGGTGCGGATGATGGAGGAAATCAACCGGGGAGAAACGGACGACGGACTACGACCGTCGTCCGATGATCCATCGAAGGGATCGGACGGCCAGACTCCGCCGCAGGAGTCGAGGACAGTCACACCGTAA
- the LOC127805753 gene encoding protein PGR, which yields MEANWLQFLYAVSVSSAIAIRAYRRKSLNLSGAILGFLVMSIHIAVNYRFGAMLLVFFFTSSKLTKVGEEKKRRVDADFKEGGQRNWIQVLSNSGIASVLVLIVWKLIGSQDKCLDSKESPLVTSLIGGIIGHYSCCNGDTWSSELGILSDAQPRLITTLKPVRRGTNGGVTKAGLLAAAAAGFFVGLTFVLLGFVTTTCSYDVVLKQLWVIPLSTLAGLGGSVIDSLLGATLQFSGFCSVRNKVVGKPGPTVKKISGLDILDNNAVNLVSILLTTLLTSIACLYVF from the exons ATGGAAGCGAATTGGCTCCAGTTTCTATACGCAGTGTCGGTTTCATCTGCAATCGCCATTAGAGCTTACAGAAGGAAGTCTCTCAACCTTTCAGGAGCGATTCTAGGTTTTCTAGTTATGAGCATTCACATCGCAGTCAATTACAG ATTCGGAGCGATGTTGCTGGTTTTCTTCTTCACTTCGTCGAAGCTCACGAAGGTTGGGGAGGAGAAGAAACGTAGAGTTGATGCTGATTTCAAAGAGGGAGGTCAGCGCAATTG GATACAAGTTCTCTCTAATAGTGGCATTGCTAGTGTTCTGGTCCTGATTGTCTGGAAGCTGATAGGATCACAAGACAAGTGTTTGGACTCAAAAGAATCACCTCTTGTAACCTCTTTAATTGGTGGTATAATTGGTCATTATTCCTGCTGCAATGGAGACACTTGGTCATCGGAGCTTGGGATACTTAGTGATGCACAGCCTCGATTAATAACAACTTTGAAG CCAGTTCGAAGAGGTACAAATGGAGGGGTCACAAAAGCAGGACTCCTAGCAGCTGCAGCAGCGGGGTTCTTCGTTGGGTTGACTTTTGTTCTCTTGGGATTTGTCACAACAACATGCTCTTATGATGTGGTTCTGAAGCAGCTTTGGGTAATTCCTCTTTCCACTCTGGCAGGACTTGGTGGAAGTGTCATAGACTCACTATTGGGAGCAACACTTCAGTTCAGTGGATTCTGCAGTGTCCGGAATAAG GTTGTCGGTAAACCAGGACCGACAGTAAAGAAAATTTCAGGCCTTGACATACTAGACAACAATGCTGTGAACCTTGTTTCCATACTGCTGACCACTTTGTTGACTTCCATTGCCTGCTTATATGTGTTCTAA
- the LOC127806610 gene encoding sodium/pyruvate cotransporter BASS2, chloroplastic, translating to MASISRFIAGGDCRLRPRDAVYRPSSRVSTRNLETCLCRSGAIGAPTNGNGCLAIRGGSRSPVVALSARGAMLELSRNSQVVCKAATNVSGDVPDSFPSGMSQYERIIETLTSLFPVWVILGTVIGIYKPAAVTWLQTDLFTVGLGFLMLSMGLTLTFEDFRRCLRNPWTVGVGFLAQYLIKPMLGFIIAMTLKLSAPLATGLILVSCCPGGQASNVATYISKGNVALSVLMTTCSTIGAIVMTPLLTKLLAGQLVPVDAAGLAISTFQVVLVPTVLGVLSNEYFPKFTSKIVTVTPLIGVILTTLLCASPIGQVSDVLKAQGTRLLFPVALLHAAAFALGYFISKLSFGESTSRTISIECGMQSSALGFLLAQRHFTNPLVAVPSAVSVVCMALGGSALAVYWRNRPIPIDDKDDFKE from the exons ATGGCGTCTATCTCCAGATTTATTGCCGGAGGAGATTGCAGACTTAGGCCCCGTGATGCTGTTTACAGGCCGAGCTCTCGCGTGTCCACGAGAAATCTGGAGACCTGTTTGT GTCGAAGTGGTGCAATTGGCGCGCCTACGAATGGAAACGGTTGTCTGGCAATCCGCGGTGGATCAAGGAGTCCTGTTGTTGCTCTCTCAGCCCGTGGCGCAATGCTTGAGCTTTCGAG AAATTCTCAAGTTGTATGCAAGGCAGCAACAAATGTATCTGGAGATGTTCCAGATAGCTTCCCTAGTGGAATGAGCCAATACGAGAGAATAATTGAAACACTGACGTCTCTTTTCCCTGTTTGG GTCATATTGGGTACTGTCATTGGCATCTATAAACCCGCTGCG GTAACTTGGTTACAAACAGACCTTTTCACTGTTGGGTTGGGTTTCCTAATGCTTTCAATGGGATTGACATTGACTTTTGAGGATTTTAGACGATGCCTTCGCAACCCATGGACT GTGGGTGTAGGATTTCTTGCTCAATATTTGATAAAACCCATGTTAGGTTTCATTATTGCAATG ACTTTGAAACTCTCTGCACCTCTTGCAACTGGTCTTATTTTGGTTTCTTGCTGCCCTGGAGGCCAGGCATCAAATGTTGCTACATATATTTCAAAGGGAAATGTAGCACTCTCAGTTCTTATGACAAC GTGTTCAACTATTGGGGCTATAGTTATGACACCACTTCTCACTAAGCTTCTTGCTGGCCAGCTTGTTCCAGTTGATGCAGCA GGCCTGGCCATCAGTACTTTTCAGGTTGTTCTAGTGCCAACAGTTTTAGGAG TGTTGTCAAATGAATACTTCCCCAAGTTTACTTCAAAGATAGTCACTGTTACCCCTTTAATTGGAGTTATACTCACCACTCTACTTTGTGCAAGCCCA ATTGGACAAGTTTCAGATGTCCTGAAAGCCCAGGGAACACGGCTATTATTCCCGGTAGCGCTCCTACATGCTGCAGCATTTGCTCTGGGTTACTTTATCTCAAAATTATCATTTGGCGAATCAACTTCCCGTACAATTTCCATTGAATGTGGAATGCAG AGCTCTGCACTTGGATTTTTACTTGCCCAAAGACATTTCACCAACCCTTTAGTTGCAGTCCCTTCTGCTGTAAGCGTAGTTTGCATGGCG CTTGGTGGAAGTGCTCTTGCTGTCTATTGGAGGAACAGGCCAATTCCCATTGATGACAAGGATGACTTCAAGGAGTGA
- the LOC127806611 gene encoding gibberellin 3-beta-dioxygenase 3-like, with translation MDSISGSFKPDPDPLDELDRIIPLDFNGVHELPESHTWTQPNDQPTTTNLSVPVIDLQDPDSKELIRQACEKWGLFQVTNHSVSASLLNRIDRQSRRLFALPAKRKRLVIRSPGGFTGYGVARIARFFPKLMWSEGFTAVGSPEVHACQLWPHDYTTFCDATVEYQNEMKGLADRMLGLMLKCLGFTREDLNWEKTNRSGSKPAQGLLQLNSYPVCPDPTRAMGLAPHTDSSLLTLLYQSNTAGLQVRHGDDGWVAVPPHAGALVVNVGDLMHILSNGRFKSAQHRAVVNKARHRISVAYFYGPPADVKIGPAIRLIDVDHPPIYRPVTWKEYLDVKAAYFNKALDLIRSDAFSTER, from the exons ATGGATTCCATATCAGGATCCTTCAAACCCGACCCCGACCCGCTAGACGAACTGGATCGCATCATCCCGCTGGACTTCAATGGCGTCCACGAGCTCCCAGAATCCCACACCTGGACCCAACCCAATGACCAACCCACCACCACAAACTTATCGGTACCCGTAATAGATCTCCAGGACCCGGATTCGAAGGAGCTCATACGACAAGCCTGTGAGAAATGGGGACTCTTCCAGGTCACCAACCACAGCGTCTCCGCCAGCCTCCTCAACCGAATTGACCGCCAGTCCCGCCGGCTCTTCGCCCTGCCGGCGAAGCGCAAGCGCCTCGTGATTCGGTCCCCGGGCGGCTTCACTGGCTACGGCGTCGCCAGGATCGCCCGGTTCTTCCCGAAGCTCATGTGGTCGGAGGGCTTCACGGCTGTGGGTTCGCCGGAGGTGCATGCCTGCCAACTTTGGCCTCATGACTATACCACATTCTG CGATGCAACGGTAGAGTACCAGAACGAGATGAAGGGGCTTGCGGACAGGATGCTGGGCCTGATGCTCAAGTGTTTGGGCTTCACCCGAGAAGATCTAAACTGGGAAAAGACCAACAGATCCGGATCCAAACCCGCCCAAGGCCTACTCCAACTGAACTCATATCCCGTCTGCCCGGACCCCACCCGGGCAATGGGCCTGGCCCCACACACCGACTCATCACTCCTCACTCTGCTCTACCAGAGCAACACCGCCGGTCTCCAAGTCCGCCACGGCGACGACGGCTGGGTGGCAGTGCCGCCTCACGCCGGCGCGCTCGTCGTGAACGTGGGCGACCTGATGCACATTCTCTCAAACGGCCGATTTAAGAGCGCGCAGCACCGGGCGGTGGTGAACAAGGCTCGGCACCGGATCTCGGTGGCCTACTTCTACGGTCCGCCGGCGGACGTGAAAATCGGGCCGGCGATTAGGCTGATCGACGTCGATCATCCGCCGATCTATCGGCCGGTGACATGGAAGGAGTACCTGGACGTCAAGGCGGCGTACTTCAACAAGGCGCTTGATCTGATTCGCTCGGACGCGTTCAGCACAGAAAGATGA